Genomic DNA from Perognathus longimembris pacificus isolate PPM17 chromosome 6, ASM2315922v1, whole genome shotgun sequence:
TGGGCTGCCCagaccggggcgggggggggggagtggcccTTGCGAGGGCAGAGAGCTCCCTTAGTAAACTAATCCTAGGCATTAAACAGCAGCTTTGCTGGGACTCATATGAGATcccaggggaggaggggacagtgAACCTACCCAGCCTGGCTGGGAGTGGCATGGCAGGGTCCACCCACCCTGCCATGTCCTTTCTTGGGGACCCACTCCCAGGGCACCCTGCTTTCACCTGGACAGacatcatggcttcagtgctccACCTGGAGATCCCCCACCCTCCtctggggcaggggggaggggggcagacagGTTGCAGATTTAGGAACCCTCATCCCAGAAAGCAAGCAGGCACCCCAGTGGAGGTCCTCGGGATGGATGTGCACAGAGTTCCCCAGTGAACACAAGGTAACGCAGACGTGGGGCCCAGGCTGGAGAGTGCCGGGCAAGTCCCAGGGATAGTTATGGCCTCTGACTTTTCTAAGCAGCCGAGGCTTCCTGAGTCCAGCGCCTTCCAGACTGCATGCAAGGGCCTCCTCTCCTGAGGCAGAGGCCTCCTCCATGGGGCGGGGGGTGCTCCCCACAGTGGGCGGCTGGGGCTCTACATGTGCTCCCAGCACAGGGTGCCTTGGGCTTAGTGGCTAACAAGGGGAGACAGAGCCAACACACCACAAGCCAAGTAGAAAATGGATGGTGTGGAGAGCCtgggaggacagacagacagacagacacagaagccACTCTACTCTGCGCCTCCTGCTCAGCATGTTTTTcctccagcgtgtgtgtgtgtgtgtgtgtgtgtgtgtgtgtgtgtgtgtgtgtgtgtgtgtggcggcaGCTTCTGCATCTCAAGTGGGGAGAAGGCTTGTGGTGGGGCCAGAATATCGAGCCCAAGCCCAGAGGTTCCAGACCCTTCTCTGAGTCCTTGGGAACATGGCTGACTTCATCTGAGGAGCTAGTTCTGGCCCAGAAGCACAGCGGAGGGCAAGGGGGATGGCTTGAGAGAGCGGCCTGGTGCGGGGAGGGCATTGGCAGAGACGGCACAGGGAGTGGAGGGACCAGGATAAATACAGCCAGACTCCCTGAGCAAGACCCGGCCCGTCTGAAGAGCAGGGGGAACGGAGGGGCCAAGCCGGGGACCCCAGCAGCTTATGTCTCTGCCGTTCGTCCAAATGCTGTGCCTCCCTGCCTGGGGGCCTCCCTCGCCCTCCTTTCTCCCAAAGTTACAGGGTGCCTTTCCCAACTCCAATTTCCAGCCCGTGACACTGTtaatttttttgggagggggagaaggggagcaaaaaatgaattcaaaccccaaactaaataaataagatgaAGCCCGTGGCGCTGTGGGAAGGGGAGAACGAACGGCATCACTACAATCAGTGGTCAGTGCTGGCCGGGCCGGGCGACCTCAGAGCTGGGAGCCGCCGGCCGCCGAGCTGGGGCCCGGCTGGCTGAGAGAGCGGCAGCTGATCCTGCGGATGGAGTGCAAGGCCACCGTGCAGCAGCCCCGCAGCAGGGAGCTGATGTTGTAAATGGGCTGGCCCTGGCGCCGCTGGGAGCGGCAGAGCCAGGCCACCGTGGGCACCGCGGGCACCACCACGGCCAACAGATCCACGATGTAGTGGCGGCTCCAGTAGCTCTTAGGCTCCTTCTCGGCGGTGGCCGCCGCggcctcatcttcttcctccacggggcacaccacgctCACAGACGGCCCGGGGTTGGGGCTGGAGCCTGGCTGTGGATGGGCAGCGGGCCCTCGAGTGATGGGCTCTGAGGCTTCCGGCTCGTCCCCCACGGTCACCACCACCGCCGAGTTGGGGTCTCTGGGCTCGGGGGGGTGGGGATCCGGCTGCCAGCCCTCGGGGACCGTCCCACAcccctgggcctggctcactttctCCAGGATGGTGTGCAGGTCAGGCTGGTATTGAACCAAGTCTGTCTGGATGGCTCGTTCCTGCACGCAGCTGGCCTGCACGCCGGCCTCCATGCCACACAGAAGCTTCTCGTAGGTGTTGCTGGCAGGAAAGCGGGCCCCCAGGCTGAAAGAGCTGTGCAGCGAAGTCTCCTCGGGGCCACAGTCCACCCCGGATGACAGCAGGCTGCTGGCCTCCAGCCCATCCGTCCGGCTCAGGGTGTCGTCGGCAGCCGCGAAGCCACTGTCCGCGCCGTCCTCGGCGGAGGCGCTGGGGGGATCTCCGGGCTGGGGGTCGCCGCAGACGGCTGGGTCACTCAGCTTGGTGTAGGTGGAGCTGCGGGTGAGGGAGCGGGCAGGGGAGCCGCCGGCCGATTCCCCGGCGCCCTCCTCCTTGGCTGTGCCATTCTGGGCCACCTCCATGCTGTGTAGCAGCGTCTCCAGCTTCTTGTTCTGGATGTTGATGTCCACGAAGTACTTCTGCAGCCCCTTGTCCTTGTCCATCAGGTTGTTCTTGACCGTGTCGATGACCTGCTTGAGCTGCTTGATCTCCTTGCGGGCTtccttcaaggccagctgggcctCCACGCGGTGACACTCCTCCTCGATCCAGTCCTCCTGCATGCGCGACAGCTGCGTCTTCAGGTCATCGATCTCGGTGTCCCTGCCGGCAGAGAAGGTGCGCGCGCGGCTCAGAGCCTGGCCACCTGGCCACCACCTCGGGGAGGCAAGCAGAGGGGTAGCATGCCCATGGCTGTTCTGTGGTAGCTCACAGTTGGATGAGGAAGGACAGGAGGACAGacgcctctcccctgcccctcctctgcccctcccctttatttgtgtcagtcatggggctcaaactcagagactgggcactttccctgagcttttgtgctcaaggctgtgctttaccactctgagccacagtaccacttctggttttctggtgtttcattggagataagagcctcacagactttcctgcctctcttGCCCTTTTTTTCATCCCTAccaggagggaagaaaaatggtAGTGGGACCTCCCCCTCCCGGGTCCTCAACCTCCCCCTGCAAGCAGATGCTTTAATCTTCACATTCATCATCCAGGGAAGAGATTGAACAGAGACCGAACAGATGGAGCAATGAAGTAGCTGTAAGAAATACATCTCATATAAAACTGGacatgagacaaaaaaaaaaatctttgctttctAGAAGGTGATGCGGCTGGATGGACACTGTGAAGCATGTCTGCAACCCTGGCTATGGCAAAGGTGGAGACTGGGAGGGTCACAGCCTAACGCCAGGCTGCGGGAGAGGGTATCAAAATGGCTCCCCTCTCCATAAGCAGAACAAGGATGGTGGGGCACACCTGTAGTTCCCAGCTTTtgcagaaggcagaggcaggagtgttgggggagggggacagggagcctatttgaaaataatgaaagaaaaaggattgggagggggcatgactcaagtggtacaacacctgcctgcctagcaagttcaaggccttcaGATGCTGGGGAGCGAAGGGCAGGGCCTTCTACTAAAGCAGGCTGTGGCATTCTGAGTGGAATAATATTTGGtcagtgacaccccccccccaggagagaGTGATGAGATGAGAGAAAGGACCCCTTCCAGTGTTGGAGGTGAGGAGCTGATAACCCTACTCCATCCATAAGGATAAGAATTGGAAGAAGCCAAGGTGGCTCTCTTGTCCATGCCAGAACTTGCTTCTCTGTATCCATGTCAAGAGGAGAAGCTGAAAAGATGGTGGCGACAAGCAAAGCTGAGGTTGAGGGAGGGGGTCACCAGGCAGGGAGGCTGGGCAACAGGAAGATGGGGGTCCACAAATGTGGGAGCTTCTCTAAAGCCCTGAACTCTGGATGAGTGCAGGGGGGTACGGGGAGGGAGACGAGTTAGAACAAACACACCCTCAAGTCTGGAGGTGCAACGAGGGCAAGACAAGACAGAGCACAGACAGGcagcaggaaagaagaaagattgtGAGTGGTTCTTCACCCCAAACCAGAGACTCATGTTAATAAACTTTAAAAGGCCTGGACCtccctgaattgtgtgtgtgtgtgtgtgtgtgtgtgtgtgtgtgtgtgcgcgcgcgtgcatatgtgcatgccaatactggggcttgaactcagggcctgggggctgtccctgagcttttgtgctcaaggctagagcttttttacatgagccacagtcccacttctggctttttggtggttaattggagataagagtcctacaaactttcctgtcggaactggctttgaactggaagcctcagatctcagcctcctgagtagcctggattacaggtgtgagccaccaaccctGCCCAGCTTCACTGGGGGGATTTACAAGTTTGGCTATGACGGTCGCCATCTGGGCACCGCTGCTTGACATTCCACTTCCAGGAAGTAGACCTAGGAACTCCACTCCACAGCATGCTGGCCTTCACTGTGCCTCGCATCTCCTTCCTTGGACCAGCCAGCAATGGCTCCCAGCCCTGCTCAGGCCTGTGACCCACAGGACATGCCACTTGAAATGCATCATGAAAGATGAGTCTgcagacagagggagagggagctgcGGCAGAGGCGCGGCCTCCGGAAGCGCACAGGTGGCAAAGCCTCTGGCATCCACCTGAGAGGGGAAGGCAGactcaggagggagagaaggcCAAGAGTGAGGAGAAAGATGGGAAGACCACCCAGGGTCCTGCCAGGGtgacaggcagggcaggcaggaacAAGGTGAAGGCGTGCCCACGGCAGGCTACCCTGCCAAACCACCCAGCACTGGGAGCCAATGGGCTGACCCAGACAAGAAGTGGGGAGACGGACACTTGGCCCCAAGGGACATTAGTGCAGAAGGCCAAGCAGAGCCTGGTCATCTTCAGGTAAATGacagaaaatagaaacagaaggggAACCAGCAAGTGATAATGGGACTACACCACGATGCATACAGTTGTGTACTTTGGCCCTCTGCTCACCGGTCCTGGAGCCGGTCCTGCGTGTCCTTGAGCCGGGCCCTCAGGTGCCGGATGCACACCTCCTTCTGCTGCAGCGGAGTCAGATACTGCTCCGGCGTGGGGGGCTTGATGCCGTGATTGTCGCTGCAGAGTGTGTACTTCATGGAGCGCCTGCAAGTGGACACCTGTCAGGCTGGGGGAGGTGAAGGCAGGTGGGGCCAGGGGGGGCTGCTCCCCCAGGAGCAGGGGACTGCAGCCCTGCCAACCTCTCTGCCCATGAGCACTGGATGGCTCCAAGCCAGGCCTTCTGCACAGTGGTGCTCTTCTGAGCGGACCCCAGGGTGAGGAACACAAGGCTCTCTGGTGAGAAAAGACACATCCTAGGCACACGTGAGCCTGGCACCTGCCAAGTGCTTGCCTGGTGCCATCTGCACCGTCCTGGCCAGAGTGTGCCTTGCAGAGGGACAGTGGCTTCAGAAAGAAAGATTCGGTCCCCTGAACTGTCAGCCAGTCCCAGTAGCACTTGGAGCCGGGCTGCTGGTCCCCAGCCCACAGATAAGGATATGGGgctggagaaagggagggagggagggcgggctcaAGGTGGTGTGGCGGGGGCAATGTTGGTGGGGGTTGAGGGTGGAGGGGACATGCTCTCTCCCCAAAGCTGAGAACCTGCATGGTCCAGGGGTGGAGAgagcagctgtgtgtgtgcaggggcagTGTCTCCTTACACACGGACATACTTTTCTATAGGCTATGCATTATGCCTGTATGTGCAtccatgtatgcatgtgcatgtacacacacacacgcactccagGAATGGGGTAGGAGTCAGAAAGTCTGTGGATTCCCAGTCTGTGTGTATCTGCACAAACGTAGGTGTGCAAACACACACCTGTGGCTGTGCATCTCTATAATCTTCCTGCCACCCTTGTGAGCAAATCCCCTGGGCCAGGACACCAgcctgtgtgcgcgtgcgcgcgcacgcacgcacacacacacacacacacactctggggCTCACTCTGTGAGCACACACAGGGACACCTGTTGGAACTCCTGTCCACCGACCTAGGTCCCATGGGTGGCAGCAAGCTGGGTGGTCTTTGCTCCCGGCAAGCCTGGCCCACCCGTGTGGGGAGAAGGAGGCTCTACCCAGAGTGCAGTGTGTGTGGAGGGACAGGCTTTCTGGCACCCCGATTCTACAACAGACTACAGCACAGGTGGCCCCACCCACAGCTTCCTGGCTGCTGGCTCTTCTGTTCCTTGAGAACTGCTTGGATCTTGGCTTCAAACCCAGGCGTGGTCCCACGCACTGAGGCTCAGGCCTGCCGGTGCTCTGTGCTGCTACAGGGGAGGGGGGCGCCTGGGCCTAGGGAGGCTGACACTTTGCAGGGATGGTGATACCAGGCCCTGGCTCATTTTCACGAACAGACAAGTTAAGGGCATTTTCAAAAGATatgtagctactcaggggtctgagctcagaggatcaaggttcaaagccagcctgggcaagaaagtccgcgaggttcttatctccaataaacttcttggaaaaatatctggaagtggtactgtggctcaagtggtagagtgctagcctagagcataaAGCTCAGGACctgcacccaaaccctgagttcaagccccaggactggcaaaaaaaaaaaaaagctttgtagAAGTTGTCTGTCTGATATTTACCAAAGAACAAGTATTTGTAGATCATAAACTATAGATGACAACTTGGAGAAAGATCTGAAAAATCTGAAGAAACTGTTTTTTTCTATGTGTACTtggaaagccctgggttttagCTCAAGCTAAGTCATGCCCCTTTCCTTGGGCAAGGGGGAAGGGGTGCATGGAGGGGGGCATTTGGGCTTTCCTATCCACTCTAAGATATCTCTttccagaagagaagcaagccgCACAGCGGTCCTGTGCTGGCCCACTGGGGCTGTGGCTAGAGGGCACCGACCTGTGAGGAGTTAGGGGCCACTGCCCCAGTCTGGGGTGGAGCCAGGTGGCCGGAGGCAGTGCGGGGACAAGATGACTAAAACCAGGAAGAACTGAGGGAAAGCCAGTGCTGGAACTTCTCATaaagaagctctgagttcacgCTCAGTGCTGTGTCTCTTTGGCTTTCATGAGTACTGTTTCACAATATAACATGGAACATACATTTTCAGTTATTAGCTCTAGCTTTCTTAAAATATTATATCAAATTATATACATAATTGTATAAaatttttatactttatatatttttataaatatacttacatgttatatattcatatacaagaTTAACACACTATGTATTtggcatatgtaatatatataaattatatatatatatttaaaactgagAAAAGTGTTAGGCACTAGTgcctcatggctgtaatcctagctactactcaggaggctgagacttaagaGTCacaattttgaagccagccca
This window encodes:
- the Snph gene encoding syntaphilin isoform X4, coding for MPGSGPSERMTWPGPALPAPPPTRPLSSAPGTPSIPPLTRTRSLMAMSLPGSRRASTGPRRRSMKYTLCSDNHGIKPPTPEQYLTPLQQKEVCIRHLRARLKDTQDRLQDRDTEIDDLKTQLSRMQEDWIEEECHRVEAQLALKEARKEIKQLKQVIDTVKNNLMDKDKGLQKYFVDINIQNKKLETLLHSMEVAQNGTAKEEGAGESAGGSPARSLTRSSTYTKLSDPAVCGDPQPGDPPSASAEDGADSGFAAADDTLSRTDGLEASSLLSSGVDCGPEETSLHSSFSLGARFPASNTYEKLLCGMEAGVQASCVQERAIQTDLVQYQPDLHTILEKVSQAQGCGTVPEGWQPDPHPPEPRDPNSAVVVTVGDEPEASEPITRGPAAHPQPGSSPNPGPSVSVVCPVEEEDEAAAATAEKEPKSYWSRHYIVDLLAVVVPAVPTVAWLCRSQRRQGQPIYNISSLLRGCCTVALHSIRRISCRSLSQPGPSSAAGGSQL
- the Snph gene encoding syntaphilin isoform X6 — encoded protein: MAMSLPGSRRASTGPRRRSMKYTLCSDNHGIKPPTPEQYLTPLQQKEVCIRHLRARLKDTQDRLQDRDTEIDDLKTQLSRMQEDWIEEECHRVEAQLALKEARKEIKQLKQVIDTVKNNLMDKDKGLQKYFVDINIQNKKLETLLHSMEVAQNGTAKEEGAGESAGGSPARSLTRSSTYTKLSDPAVCGDPQPGDPPSASAEDGADSGFAAADDTLSRTDGLEASSLLSSGVDCGPEETSLHSSFSLGARFPASNTYEKLLCGMEAGVQASCVQERAIQTDLVQYQPDLHTILEKVSQAQGCGTVPEGWQPDPHPPEPRDPNSAVVVTVGDEPEASEPITRGPAAHPQPGSSPNPGPSVSVVCPVEEEDEAAAATAEKEPKSYWSRHYIVDLLAVVVPAVPTVAWLCRSQRRQGQPIYNISSLLRGCCTVALHSIRRISCRSLSQPGPSSAAGGSQL
- the Snph gene encoding syntaphilin isoform X2, with translation MPGSGPSERMTWPGPALPAPPPTRPLSSAPGTPSIPPLTRTRSLMAMSLPGSRRASTGPRRRTSPPVSVRDAYGTSSLSSSSNSGSCKGSDSSPTPRRSMKYTLCSDNHGIKPPTPEQYLTPLQQKEVCIRHLRARLKDTQDRLQDRDTEIDDLKTQLSRMQEDWIEEECHRVEAQLALKEARKEIKQLKQVIDTVKNNLMDKDKGLQKYFVDINIQNKKLETLLHSMEVAQNGTAKEEGAGESAGGSPARSLTRSSTYTKLSDPAVCGDPQPGDPPSASAEDGADSGFAAADDTLSRTDGLEASSLLSSGVDCGPEETSLHSSFSLGARFPASNTYEKLLCGMEAGVQASCVQERAIQTDLVQYQPDLHTILEKVSQAQGCGTVPEGWQPDPHPPEPRDPNSAVVVTVGDEPEASEPITRGPAAHPQPGSSPNPGPSVSVVCPVEEEDEAAAATAEKEPKSYWSRHYIVDLLAVVVPAVPTVAWLCRSQRRQGQPIYNISSLLRGCCTVALHSIRRISCRSLSQPGPSSAAGGSQL
- the Snph gene encoding syntaphilin isoform X5, yielding MAMSLPGSRRASTGPRRRTSPPVSVRDAYGTSSLSSSSNSGSCKGSDSSPTPRRSMKYTLCSDNHGIKPPTPEQYLTPLQQKEVCIRHLRARLKDTQDRLQDRDTEIDDLKTQLSRMQEDWIEEECHRVEAQLALKEARKEIKQLKQVIDTVKNNLMDKDKGLQKYFVDINIQNKKLETLLHSMEVAQNGTAKEEGAGESAGGSPARSLTRSSTYTKLSDPAVCGDPQPGDPPSASAEDGADSGFAAADDTLSRTDGLEASSLLSSGVDCGPEETSLHSSFSLGARFPASNTYEKLLCGMEAGVQASCVQERAIQTDLVQYQPDLHTILEKVSQAQGCGTVPEGWQPDPHPPEPRDPNSAVVVTVGDEPEASEPITRGPAAHPQPGSSPNPGPSVSVVCPVEEEDEAAAATAEKEPKSYWSRHYIVDLLAVVVPAVPTVAWLCRSQRRQGQPIYNISSLLRGCCTVALHSIRRISCRSLSQPGPSSAAGGSQL
- the Snph gene encoding syntaphilin isoform X1, producing MPGSGPSERMTWPGPALPAPPPTRPLSSAPGTPSIPPLTRTRSLMAMSLPGSRRASTGPRSGGTLGRSGLAVFAQCPQLPASQNEQLPLLPASRRTSPPVSVRDAYGTSSLSSSSNSGSCKGSDSSPTPRRSMKYTLCSDNHGIKPPTPEQYLTPLQQKEVCIRHLRARLKDTQDRLQDRDTEIDDLKTQLSRMQEDWIEEECHRVEAQLALKEARKEIKQLKQVIDTVKNNLMDKDKGLQKYFVDINIQNKKLETLLHSMEVAQNGTAKEEGAGESAGGSPARSLTRSSTYTKLSDPAVCGDPQPGDPPSASAEDGADSGFAAADDTLSRTDGLEASSLLSSGVDCGPEETSLHSSFSLGARFPASNTYEKLLCGMEAGVQASCVQERAIQTDLVQYQPDLHTILEKVSQAQGCGTVPEGWQPDPHPPEPRDPNSAVVVTVGDEPEASEPITRGPAAHPQPGSSPNPGPSVSVVCPVEEEDEAAAATAEKEPKSYWSRHYIVDLLAVVVPAVPTVAWLCRSQRRQGQPIYNISSLLRGCCTVALHSIRRISCRSLSQPGPSSAAGGSQL
- the Snph gene encoding syntaphilin isoform X3, producing the protein MAMSLPGSRRASTGPRSGGTLGRSGLAVFAQCPQLPASQNEQLPLLPASRRTSPPVSVRDAYGTSSLSSSSNSGSCKGSDSSPTPRRSMKYTLCSDNHGIKPPTPEQYLTPLQQKEVCIRHLRARLKDTQDRLQDRDTEIDDLKTQLSRMQEDWIEEECHRVEAQLALKEARKEIKQLKQVIDTVKNNLMDKDKGLQKYFVDINIQNKKLETLLHSMEVAQNGTAKEEGAGESAGGSPARSLTRSSTYTKLSDPAVCGDPQPGDPPSASAEDGADSGFAAADDTLSRTDGLEASSLLSSGVDCGPEETSLHSSFSLGARFPASNTYEKLLCGMEAGVQASCVQERAIQTDLVQYQPDLHTILEKVSQAQGCGTVPEGWQPDPHPPEPRDPNSAVVVTVGDEPEASEPITRGPAAHPQPGSSPNPGPSVSVVCPVEEEDEAAAATAEKEPKSYWSRHYIVDLLAVVVPAVPTVAWLCRSQRRQGQPIYNISSLLRGCCTVALHSIRRISCRSLSQPGPSSAAGGSQL